The DNA segment TTCTCCGTGAAGCCGGGCAGCGCCGTGGAAGTGGTGGAGAAGAGCCGCAAGGTGCTCCGCATCTCCGAGGCGCTGGAGACGGTGGACCGCCGTGGCGTTCCCCAGTGGATCGACCTGGACAAGAAGGCGTTCAAGGGCACGGTCAAGACGGTCCCGAACCGCGAGGACCTGACCATGCCCATCCAGGAGCAGCTCATCGTCGAGTTGTACTCGAAGTAGTCCTGGGTGCCGGGCCCGCTTTTCAGGGCCCCTCCCGCAGTGGACGCCCTGGCCGACGAGGCCGGGGCGTCGTTGCTTTGTCGCCTGTCGTTTCGTCGCCTGGAAGGCGCGTCCTGCGCGCGCCGGGCGAAGCTGTTACGCAGTCCCCCCGCGTGCCCGTCCTCCCGCCACTTTGGCGGGGATGTGGGTGATGGCGCACGTTCCGAGGAGCAGTCCCCATGGCCGATACGTTTGTTGCGAAGAACTGGCGCGACCTCATCAAGCCGCGCCGCATGGAAGTGGACCAGGACTCGCTGAGCCCCACGTACGGCAAGTTCGTGGCGGAGCCGCTGGAGCGCGGCTTCGGGACGACGCTGGGCAACTCGCTGCGGCGGGTGCTGCTGTCGTCGCTGCAGGGCGCGGCCATCACCTCCGTGAAGATTGAGGGCGTGGACCACGAGTTCACGACCATCCCCGAGGTGGCCGAGGACGTCACGGACGTCGTGTTGAACCTGAAGGAGGTCCTCCTCCGGATGCACACGAACGAGACGAAGACGCTGCGCATCGAGGTGGAAGGCCCCAAGGAAGTGAAGGCGGGCGACCTCATCGCGGACCAGGACGTGGAGATCCTCAACCCGGGTCACCACATCTGCACCGTCTCCGAGGGTGGCAAGGTGCGCATGGAGCTGACGTGCCGCCGGGGCCGGGGCTACGTGCCGGCGTCCACCAACAAGGTGCCGGGCGCGCCCATCGGGACCATCCCCATCGACTCGCTCTTCTCGCCCATCCGCAAGGTGAACTACCAGGTCACCAACGCGCGCGTCGGTCAGGTCACGGACTACGACAAGCTGTCGCTCGAGGTCTGGACGGACGGCTCCGTGGTGCCCCAGGACGCGGTGGCGTACGCGGCGAAGATCATCAAGGAGCAGCTCACGGTGTTCGTGAACTTCGACGAGACCGAGGAGCCGGTCGTCGCCGAGGCGCCGAAGGAAGAGGCCAAGCTCAACGAGAACCTGTTCCGCTCGGTGGACGAGCTGGAGCTGTCGGTGCGTTCGGCCAACTGCCTGCAGCAGGCGAACATCAAGTCCATCGGTGACTTGGTCCAGCGCACCGAGGCGGAGATGCTCAAGACGAAGAACTTCGGCCGCAAGTCCCTGAAGGAGATCAAGGAGATCCTCGCGGAGATGGGCCTGTCGCTGGGCATGAAGCTGGAGAACTGGCCGCCGAAGAACGCGCCGGCTCCCGCGGCCCCCAAGGCCTGAGCGTCGTCGTCGTTGTTTCCTGAAGCACCTGCCCCGCCTCCCACCGACACGGCTTCACGGTGGCGCGGGGCAGGGGGCCCTGGTACACAGGGCCCGATTCAACGGCGGCCCCCGGTGTCGGGGCCGTCCTTCCCACCCGGTACCTGATACGGCCGGAGTGGTGGGGTTCTCAAGAAGAGGCCCCGGAGCACGCGCATGCGCCACAAGGTCGGACAAAGGAAGCTGCACCGCACCACGAGCCACCGTCTCGCGATGCTGAACAACATGGTCACGTCGCTGCTGGAGCACGGGGCCATCCGCACCACCGTTCCCAAGGCGAAGGAAGTCCGTCCGCTGGCCGAGCGCATCATCACGCTCGCCAAGCGCGGTGGCCTGTCCAACGTGCGTCTGGCTGCCCGCACCGTGAAGGACCGCACGGTCCTCCAGAAGGTGTTCAGCGAGTACAAGGAGCGTTACGCCTCCCGTCCGGGTGGCTACACCCGCATCGTGCGCCTGGGCTTCCGCCGGGGCGACGCCGCGGAGATGGCCCTCATCGAGCTGGTGGACCGTCCCGCGAAGGCTCCGGCCGCCGCCGAGACGACCGAGGCTCCCGCCGAGGCGAAGACCGAGGGTTGAGCCGTTCCCCGCGCCCGGGCCTCTCTCGTGAGTGAGGCCCGGCCGGACTGAAGAAGCACCCAGGGCGCCTTCCTGCTTCAGGAGGGCGCCCTTCGTGTTTCTGGAGGCGGTGGGGCTTGCGCTCCCGGCGGGCTACTTCTTCGGCGCCAGGAGGCGCTTCCACTCCTCCTGGAGGGACGGCGTGAGGTCGGCGTTATCGTCCGCGCTCTTCATCGTCAGCGCCTGGAAGCGGAGGTCCGCGGGCGCGGAGCCGCCGTTCTTCCCCAGCAGTTGCTTGGGCGTGATGGTCACGAAGTCGCCGGGCTGCACCTCCGCCACCACCGCCTTGTACTCGTTGTTCACGGTGATGATGACGTCACGCCAGACGTCCTTGCTCTCGTTCCAGATGGTGACGGAGGGCCGGTCCAGCTTGTCGCTGAGCACCAGGCGCGCGTCCATGTCCCCCGTGTCCACGGCGCTGCCGGGGCACGCGATGGCGAAGCTGGCGACGGTCAGCGCCACCCAGGCCGCGACGATGCCGGCCTTGTACTTGAAGAAGCGGTCGCTGGCGCGGAAGTCCGCGAGCTGCTCCTTCAGGATGGAGAAGGCGTTGAGGAGGACGTTGGAAGTCTCCGCGGCGACGCGCTTGCCCAGCGGGCCTTCCGTCTTGGGCTTCTCCAGCGGGGCCGTCCGGGCGGCGCTCACGGCGCGCATGCCGGGGCTGGTGGCCGCGCGGGGCTGGGTGCCGGGATTCGTCGGCGTCCGGGGCGGCGGGGTGCTGGGAGGGGCGGGTTTGCGCGCGTCGCTCATCGGAGGCGGAGTTTAGAGGGCGGGGTGCGCCGGTGGCTACTGGCCCTTGAGGACCTGCAGGGCCTTGCTGGCCACCGCGTTGTCGGGCTGGGTCTCCAGCACCTTGCCCAGCCAGCGCTCCGCTTCGCTCGCGGCCTTCTGGCGCTCCTCGGGGCGGCGGGCCTTCTGGGCCTCCTCGGTGTAGAGCAGGCCCAGGCGCAGGGCGAACTCGGTGTTCTCCGGGTCCTTGTCCGCCACGTACTTGAGCTCGCGCTGCGCGGCCGCGAAGTCCCCCTCCAGCTGGTACACGAGCGACAGCTTCCCGCGCGCGGGCGCCGAGTCCGGCGTCAGCGTCACCGCCACCTGGAAGGCCTCCTTCGCGGTGGCCAGGTCGCGGGACTCCAGGCGCAGGTCGCCCAGGCGGAACCAGGCCAGCTCCAGCAGCGGGTTGAGCGCCACGGCCCGCTCGAAGGCGGCGCGCGCGGCGTCCGTGCGCTGGCGCGACAGGTACAGCTCCCCCAGGTAGAGCTGGTTCTTGCCGTCCTGGGGAGCGCGCTCGATGGCCTGCTTGAACTCGTCCACGGCGCGGCCGGCGTCATCCAGCCGCTGGTAGGCCAGCCCCAGGAGGGCGTGCACCACGGCCAGGTCCGGGTAGTCGTGGAGGATTTCCTCGAAGGCGATGAGGGCGTGCTGGGGCGCGTCCAGCTCGTGCAGGTAGCGCATGCCCTCCTCGAGCTTCCCCTCCGCCGCCTTGGGGAAGCCCTGGAACGGATCCGCCAACTGGTTCATCAGCGCCCGCGCGGTGGCGACCTCCGAGGGCGTGGGCTTGCCCCTCACGACGGTGCCCAGGGCCTCCACGGCGCCCGGCGCGTCGCCCGTGCGTGCCAGGGCCTTGGCCAGGGGCAGCTTCCAGCCCGCGCGCTCCGGGGCCAGCTCCACGGCCTTGCGCAGCGGGCCCAGCGCGGCGGCGTACTGCTCCGACTCCAGGCGCGCGACGCCCAGGCGGTAGTGGAACTCCGCGGTGGTGGGGGACAGCGCGATGGCGCGCTCGAAGGCGGCCACGGTGGGGGCGCCCGCGTCCCGGGCCCGGGAGAAGAGCGTGAGGCCCAGCATGTACTGGTCCACTGCGCGCTCGTTCTTCGCGATGGCCTGGCGCAGCTCCTCCGCCCAGGCGTCCGCGCGGCCTGCCTTCACCTGGGCCTCGGTGAGGGCGCGGGCCACGTCCACGTCGTCCGGCGTGCGCGCGTGCAGCTCGCGCAGGAGCTTCAACGCCTCCTCCGGCTGGTTTCCGTCCAGGTACGCGC comes from the Corallococcus macrosporus genome and includes:
- a CDS encoding DNA-directed RNA polymerase subunit alpha, whose amino-acid sequence is MADTFVAKNWRDLIKPRRMEVDQDSLSPTYGKFVAEPLERGFGTTLGNSLRRVLLSSLQGAAITSVKIEGVDHEFTTIPEVAEDVTDVVLNLKEVLLRMHTNETKTLRIEVEGPKEVKAGDLIADQDVEILNPGHHICTVSEGGKVRMELTCRRGRGYVPASTNKVPGAPIGTIPIDSLFSPIRKVNYQVTNARVGQVTDYDKLSLEVWTDGSVVPQDAVAYAAKIIKEQLTVFVNFDETEEPVVAEAPKEEAKLNENLFRSVDELELSVRSANCLQQANIKSIGDLVQRTEAEMLKTKNFGRKSLKEIKEILAEMGLSLGMKLENWPPKNAPAPAAPKA
- a CDS encoding tetratricopeptide repeat protein: MLRWPAALLGLGLLVTGCGHGQAQGPALSPQAQARAYLDGNQPEEALKLLRELHARTPDDVDVARALTEAQVKAGRADAWAEELRQAIAKNERAVDQYMLGLTLFSRARDAGAPTVAAFERAIALSPTTAEFHYRLGVARLESEQYAAALGPLRKAVELAPERAGWKLPLAKALARTGDAPGAVEALGTVVRGKPTPSEVATARALMNQLADPFQGFPKAAEGKLEEGMRYLHELDAPQHALIAFEEILHDYPDLAVVHALLGLAYQRLDDAGRAVDEFKQAIERAPQDGKNQLYLGELYLSRQRTDAARAAFERAVALNPLLELAWFRLGDLRLESRDLATAKEAFQVAVTLTPDSAPARGKLSLVYQLEGDFAAAQRELKYVADKDPENTEFALRLGLLYTEEAQKARRPEERQKAASEAERWLGKVLETQPDNAVASKALQVLKGQ
- the rplQ gene encoding 50S ribosomal protein L17 is translated as MRHKVGQRKLHRTTSHRLAMLNNMVTSLLEHGAIRTTVPKAKEVRPLAERIITLAKRGGLSNVRLAARTVKDRTVLQKVFSEYKERYASRPGGYTRIVRLGFRRGDAAEMALIELVDRPAKAPAAAETTEAPAEAKTEG